One segment of Polaribacter huanghezhanensis DNA contains the following:
- a CDS encoding glycosyltransferase, protein MHKVSIILPSYNHAKFLKDRLDSIINQTYTNWKLIIIDDCSTDESLTFLNEFKKKHLDKIEKYIINNQNTGSGYNSWEKGIELANTEYIWVAETDDYSNPKFLEEQIILLEKNPTAALSFCASNYVDANKQFLYNTNNRTKDLNVLEDNYKAFVGDVFLDKMPFNTYITNGSCVVFRKPKTKIPKAIFTNKQSSDIFLWTYLLQKSSFVFLNKKLNFFRRHADSTTTRLSTLQQLDIFKEKIKYLHYFNIKNKENILIKKYFREYIWSNKRRIFNTKIFDFNLKVKYYLQLIPNIFSQLIKYNNG, encoded by the coding sequence ATGCATAAAGTTTCAATAATTTTACCAAGTTATAATCATGCTAAGTTTTTAAAAGACAGGTTAGATTCAATAATAAATCAAACCTATACAAATTGGAAACTAATTATTATAGACGACTGTTCGACAGACGAAAGTCTAACTTTCTTAAATGAATTTAAAAAAAAACATCTAGATAAAATTGAAAAATATATAATTAATAATCAAAATACAGGAAGTGGCTATAATTCATGGGAAAAAGGAATTGAACTTGCAAATACAGAGTATATTTGGGTAGCTGAAACAGACGATTATTCAAACCCTAAGTTTTTAGAAGAGCAAATAATACTTTTAGAAAAAAACCCAACAGCAGCTTTGTCTTTTTGTGCTAGTAACTATGTTGATGCCAATAAACAGTTTTTGTACAATACAAATAATCGGACTAAAGATTTAAATGTTCTTGAGGATAATTATAAAGCGTTTGTCGGAGATGTTTTTTTAGATAAAATGCCATTCAACACCTATATCACAAATGGCAGTTGTGTTGTTTTTAGAAAACCAAAAACCAAGATCCCCAAAGCTATATTTACAAATAAACAATCTTCTGATATTTTTTTATGGACCTACCTTTTACAAAAAAGTTCATTTGTTTTTTTGAATAAAAAACTAAATTTTTTTAGAAGACATGCAGACTCAACTACAACCCGTTTATCTACTTTGCAACAATTAGATATCTTTAAAGAAAAAATAAAATACTTACATTATTTTAACATAAAAAACAAAGAGAACATTTTAATAAAAAAATATTTTCGAGAGTATATTTGGAGTAATAAAAGAAGAATTTTTAATACTAAAATATTTGATTTTAATTTAAAAGTTAAATATTATTTACAATTAATTCCAAATATATTTAGTCAATTAATAAAATATAATAATGGGTAA
- the rny gene encoding ribonuclease Y has product MDGMILPFALSVVGAVIGFIIAKAIEKSKGKKLLNNTRKEAASILKEAKIDAESLKKDKILQAKEKFIELKSEHEKVILSREKKISEVEKRIRDRESQIASEADKTKRLNKSLEEKEADFTYKLDFLDKKENDLNKMHLRQVDMLEQVSGLSAEDAKKELVSTLKEEAKSDAMAFIQNSIEEAKLTAEQDARKIVLNTIQRVGVEQAVENCVSVFNLESDDVKGRIIGREGRNIRAIEAATGVEIIVDDTPEAIILSCFDPVRREIARLSLHKLVTDGRIHPARIEEVVKKTENQITQEIIEVGKRTVIDLGINGLHPELIKTVGRMKYRSSYGQNLLQHSREVANLCGIMASEMGLNAKMAKRAGLLHDIGKVPDAESELPHALLGMQWAEKYGEKPEVCNAIGAHHDEIEMKSLLSPIVQVCDAISGARPGARRQVLDSYIQRLKDLEEIAFGFNGVQKAYAIQAGRELRVMVESTKVSDEKASELSFGISQKIQNDMTYPGQVKVTVIRETRAVNVAK; this is encoded by the coding sequence ATGGATGGAATGATACTTCCTTTTGCACTTAGTGTAGTCGGAGCAGTTATAGGATTTATTATTGCGAAAGCGATAGAGAAATCAAAAGGGAAAAAACTTTTAAATAATACAAGAAAAGAAGCAGCGTCAATTCTTAAAGAAGCCAAAATTGATGCAGAATCTCTAAAGAAAGATAAAATATTACAAGCAAAAGAAAAGTTTATAGAACTAAAATCTGAGCACGAAAAAGTAATATTATCTAGAGAAAAGAAAATATCGGAAGTAGAAAAGAGAATTCGCGATAGAGAATCTCAGATAGCTTCAGAAGCAGATAAAACAAAAAGATTAAACAAGTCTTTAGAAGAAAAAGAAGCTGATTTTACGTATAAATTAGATTTTTTAGACAAGAAAGAAAACGATTTAAATAAGATGCATTTAAGACAAGTTGATATGCTAGAACAAGTTTCAGGTTTATCAGCAGAAGATGCTAAAAAAGAATTGGTAAGTACACTAAAAGAAGAAGCGAAATCTGATGCAATGGCTTTTATTCAAAATTCAATTGAAGAAGCTAAATTGACTGCAGAGCAGGATGCTAGAAAAATTGTTTTAAATACCATTCAACGAGTTGGAGTAGAACAAGCAGTAGAAAATTGTGTTTCTGTTTTTAACTTAGAATCTGACGATGTAAAAGGTAGAATTATTGGTAGAGAAGGAAGAAATATTAGAGCTATTGAAGCTGCAACAGGCGTAGAAATTATTGTTGATGACACTCCAGAAGCAATTATTTTATCTTGTTTTGATCCGGTAAGAAGAGAAATTGCACGTTTGTCCTTACACAAATTAGTGACCGATGGAAGAATACATCCTGCGAGAATTGAAGAAGTTGTAAAGAAAACAGAAAACCAAATTACACAAGAAATTATAGAAGTTGGTAAACGTACCGTTATCGATTTAGGTATCAACGGATTGCATCCAGAGTTAATTAAAACTGTTGGACGAATGAAATACCGTTCTTCTTATGGACAAAATTTATTACAACACTCAAGAGAAGTTGCTAATTTATGTGGAATTATGGCTTCAGAAATGGGCTTAAATGCTAAAATGGCAAAACGTGCTGGTTTATTGCATGATATAGGAAAAGTGCCAGATGCAGAAAGTGAATTACCACATGCTTTATTAGGAATGCAATGGGCAGAAAAATATGGAGAGAAACCAGAAGTTTGTAATGCAATTGGAGCACATCACGATGAGATAGAAATGAAAAGTTTACTTTCTCCGATTGTGCAAGTTTGTGACGCAATCTCTGGGGCAAGACCAGGCGCAAGAAGACAAGTATTGGATTCTTACATACAACGTTTAAAAGATTTAGAAGAAATTGCTTTCGGATTTAATGGTGTACAAAAAGCATATGCAATTCAAGCTGGACGTGAATTACGCGTTATGGTAGAAAGTACTAAAGTAAGTGACGAAAAAGCATCTGAATTATCTTTCGGAATTTCACAAAAAATTCAAAACGACATGACCTATCCTGGTCAAGTTAAAGTTACGGTAATTAGAGAAACGAGAGCCGTGAACGTAGCGAAGTAA
- the ftcD gene encoding glutamate formimidoyltransferase yields MNKQLIECVPNISEGRDLHKIQTIANVVKEVEGVKLLDIDPGKATNRTVITFVGEPKNVIEAAFRLIKKASELIDMSKHSGEHPRFGATDVCPLVPIANISMEETAKFAHQLGKRVGDELGISGYFYENAATSDERKNLATVRSGEYQGLKEKFNTTNWKPDFGPSTYNQQVISSGVTAISARDFLIAYNVNLNSTSTRRANAIAFDVREAGRTLRGGNPATGKKVLDENGEPKRVPGKLKAVKGIGWFIDEYGIAQISYNLTNISITSMHEAFEETVLSATSRGLRVTGSELVGLVPLQAILDAADYFLRKQERSLGISESEKIKIAVKSLGLDDLKPFNPQERIIEYVMNADADKKLIDFTVKDFAEETASESMAPGGGSIAAYVGVLGVSLGTMVANLSAHKPGWDDQWEYFSAWAEKGQKYKNDLLFLVDEDTNAFNKIIDGFRLPKSTEEEIIIRKKAVEDATKYATEIPFKVMKTAYNSMEVMLEMAKKGLQNSLSDAGVGALCARTAVIGAYFNVRINAKDIKDRAFADKMLSDAKIIYEKAIALEQEMMALVDAKI; encoded by the coding sequence ATGAACAAGCAGCTTATAGAATGTGTTCCTAACATTAGCGAAGGACGAGATTTACATAAAATACAGACCATTGCAAATGTTGTAAAAGAAGTTGAAGGAGTTAAATTGTTGGACATTGACCCCGGAAAAGCAACAAACAGAACTGTTATTACTTTTGTTGGAGAACCTAAAAATGTAATTGAAGCTGCCTTTAGATTGATCAAAAAAGCGTCAGAATTAATAGATATGAGTAAACATTCTGGTGAGCATCCAAGATTTGGTGCTACAGATGTTTGTCCTTTAGTTCCTATTGCAAATATTTCTATGGAAGAAACTGCAAAGTTTGCGCATCAATTAGGAAAACGTGTTGGTGATGAATTAGGAATATCAGGCTATTTTTACGAAAATGCTGCAACTTCTGATGAACGAAAAAATTTAGCTACCGTTCGTTCTGGAGAATACCAAGGTTTAAAAGAAAAATTTAATACTACAAATTGGAAACCTGATTTTGGTCCATCAACATACAATCAACAAGTTATTTCTTCTGGAGTTACAGCAATTTCTGCGCGTGATTTTTTAATCGCTTATAACGTAAATTTAAACTCTACTTCTACCCGACGTGCAAATGCAATTGCTTTTGATGTTAGAGAAGCCGGAAGGACTTTACGCGGAGGAAATCCTGCTACAGGAAAAAAAGTATTGGATGAAAATGGCGAACCAAAACGAGTTCCTGGAAAATTAAAAGCGGTAAAAGGAATTGGTTGGTTTATAGATGAATACGGAATTGCTCAAATTTCGTACAACTTAACGAACATCAGTATTACGTCTATGCACGAAGCTTTTGAAGAAACTGTTTTATCGGCAACAAGTCGCGGATTAAGAGTTACAGGGTCAGAATTGGTTGGTTTGGTTCCGTTACAAGCAATACTCGATGCAGCTGATTATTTCTTAAGAAAACAAGAACGATCTTTAGGAATTAGCGAAAGTGAAAAGATAAAAATTGCTGTAAAATCTCTTGGATTAGACGATTTAAAACCTTTTAATCCGCAAGAAAGAATTATAGAATATGTAATGAATGCCGATGCTGATAAAAAATTAATCGATTTTACGGTAAAAGATTTTGCCGAAGAAACGGCTTCAGAATCTATGGCGCCAGGCGGAGGAAGTATTGCTGCTTATGTTGGTGTGTTAGGTGTTTCTCTCGGAACAATGGTTGCCAATTTATCTGCTCATAAACCTGGTTGGGATGATCAATGGGAATACTTTTCTGCTTGGGCAGAAAAAGGTCAGAAATATAAAAATGATTTGCTGTTTTTAGTGGATGAAGATACCAATGCTTTTAATAAAATTATAGACGGATTTAGATTACCAAAATCTACAGAAGAAGAAATAATCATCAGAAAAAAAGCTGTGGAAGACGCTACAAAATATGCTACCGAAATTCCGTTTAAAGTGATGAAAACCGCATACAATTCTATGGAAGTAATGCTAGAAATGGCGAAAAAAGGATTGCAAAATTCGCTTTCTGACGCTGGTGTTGGTGCCTTATGTGCAAGAACCGCTGTAATTGGTGCGTATTTTAATGTTCGCATTAATGCAAAAGACATCAAAGACAGAGCATTTGCTGATAAAATGCTTTCTGATGCAAAAATTATTTATGAAAAAGCGATTGCTTTAGAACAAGAGATGATGGCACTTGTTGATGCTAAAATTTAA
- a CDS encoding GNAT family N-acetyltransferase has protein sequence MIKISIIPFEEKFTKIFYDLNVEWLQKYFYVEPYDEKVLSNPKTHIIDKGGFIFFATYKNEIVGTVALINEKECFELSKMAVSPKYHGQKIGQQLIDYCLDFSKNQGWKNIMLYSNRILEPAITLYKKVGFKEVPLEKDVYYERANIKMKLEL, from the coding sequence ATGATAAAAATTTCTATTATTCCTTTTGAAGAAAAATTTACAAAAATTTTTTATGATTTAAATGTAGAATGGTTGCAAAAATACTTTTATGTAGAACCTTATGATGAAAAGGTTTTGAGCAATCCAAAAACACATATCATTGATAAAGGCGGTTTTATTTTTTTTGCAACTTACAAGAATGAAATTGTGGGTACGGTAGCTTTGATCAACGAAAAAGAATGTTTCGAGTTGAGTAAAATGGCAGTTTCACCAAAATATCACGGACAGAAAATTGGGCAACAGCTCATAGATTATTGTCTCGATTTTTCTAAAAATCAAGGTTGGAAAAACATCATGTTGTATTCTAATAGAATTCTTGAACCAGCCATTACTTTATACAAAAAAGTTGGATTTAAAGAAGTGCCGTTAGAAAAAGACGTGTATTACGAAAGAGCTAATATTAAAATGAAATTAGAACTATAA
- a CDS encoding glycosyltransferase family 2 protein — MGKEPLVSVIIPTYNRPEFLNEAILSVVNQSYSNIEVLVVDDGSKNMYAQTICDQYDNCCCCYKENGGVSSARNFGIRKAKGSYIAFLDDDDLWKKDKLLIQVEILEGNKEIDCVHSSLEVINEFNEKLNIRYGATKNKAHKRTGYVFWNALGTWLVKASTPLIRKEVFVGNLFFDETLEVGEDIDFYQRLFYFHKVFYINEPLAFYREYNNIKRLSLQSNKYIGIEKKIYNNFVKMGVNNPFVLQKIASKLLVSGVNRYNLLYPNKIIKLSFFEKYFFSIKKIKTINFD, encoded by the coding sequence ATGGGTAAAGAGCCACTAGTTTCTGTAATAATACCGACTTATAATAGACCTGAGTTTCTAAATGAAGCCATATTAAGTGTTGTAAATCAAAGTTATTCAAATATTGAGGTATTAGTTGTTGATGATGGTTCTAAAAATATGTATGCTCAAACTATTTGTGATCAGTATGATAATTGTTGTTGTTGTTACAAAGAAAATGGAGGTGTGTCTTCGGCTAGAAATTTCGGAATTAGAAAAGCAAAAGGAAGTTATATCGCTTTTTTAGATGATGATGACTTGTGGAAAAAAGATAAGCTTCTAATTCAGGTAGAAATATTAGAAGGTAATAAAGAAATTGATTGTGTGCATTCATCTTTAGAAGTAATAAATGAATTTAACGAAAAATTAAATATTAGATATGGGGCTACAAAAAATAAAGCTCATAAACGTACAGGGTATGTATTTTGGAATGCATTGGGAACGTGGTTGGTAAAAGCATCAACACCTTTAATAAGAAAGGAAGTTTTTGTAGGGAATCTTTTTTTTGATGAAACTCTCGAAGTTGGAGAAGATATAGATTTTTACCAAAGATTGTTCTATTTCCACAAAGTATTTTACATTAACGAACCATTAGCTTTTTACAGAGAATATAATAATATTAAAAGACTCTCTTTACAGAGTAATAAATATATAGGAATTGAAAAAAAAATTTATAATAATTTTGTTAAAATGGGTGTAAATAATCCTTTTGTTTTACAAAAAATTGCATCAAAGCTTTTAGTTTCAGGGGTAAATAGATATAATTTGCTATATCCAAACAAGATAATTAAACTCAGTTTTTTTGAAAAATATTTTTTTTCAATAAAAAAAATAAAAACAATTAATTTTGATTAA
- the aroQ gene encoding type II 3-dehydroquinate dehydratase yields MKLIIINGPNLNLLGKREPEIYGSETFAEIFKNLQRKFLKVELSYFQSNIEGELIDKLHEVGFDYDGIILNAAAYTHTSVGIGDAVKGIETPVVEVHISNVHAREEFRHLSFIAPNAKGIILGFGIKGYELAIQSFL; encoded by the coding sequence ATGAAACTAATCATTATAAACGGACCAAACTTAAATTTATTAGGAAAAAGAGAACCAGAAATATATGGTTCAGAAACTTTTGCTGAGATTTTTAAAAACCTACAAAGAAAATTCCTAAAAGTAGAATTGTCTTATTTTCAATCTAATATTGAAGGCGAATTGATTGATAAATTACACGAAGTTGGTTTTGATTATGATGGAATTATCTTAAATGCGGCTGCTTACACACATACTTCTGTCGGAATTGGAGATGCTGTAAAAGGCATTGAAACTCCAGTTGTAGAAGTGCATATTTCTAATGTACACGCCAGAGAAGAATTTAGACATCTAAGTTTTATTGCACCGAATGCAAAAGGGATTATTTTGGGATTTGGAATTAAAGGGTACGAATTGGCAATTCAAAGTTTTTTATAG
- the xerD gene encoding site-specific tyrosine recombinase XerD, with product MKWQNALKDYQLFLKIERGLSKNTIDSYTRDIQKLMYFLEENKITISPIQIDITFIQRFIYEIAKKVKPTTQSRVISGLRNFFDYLIFEDYRADNPTDLIETPKIGRKLPDTLSENEINELINAIDLSHPQGERNRTILETIYSCGLRVSELISLKISDLFFEEGFVKVLGKGNKERYTPINYNTQKYIAFYIKDIRNHISPQKGFEDTLFLNRRGKGLTRQMIFIIIKNLAIKINLNKKIGPHTLRHSFATHLLEGGADLRAIQQMLGHESITTTEIYVHLDKSYLKNVVEKFHPRNPPLTPPKEETS from the coding sequence ATGAAATGGCAAAACGCACTTAAAGATTATCAGTTGTTTTTAAAAATAGAAAGAGGGCTTTCTAAAAACACGATTGATAGTTATACGCGTGATATTCAAAAATTGATGTATTTCTTGGAAGAAAACAAAATTACGATTTCTCCTATTCAAATTGATATCACTTTTATTCAGCGTTTTATTTATGAAATCGCCAAAAAAGTAAAACCAACTACACAATCAAGAGTAATTTCTGGACTCAGAAATTTTTTTGATTATTTAATTTTTGAAGATTATCGTGCTGATAATCCAACTGACTTAATAGAAACCCCAAAAATAGGAAGAAAATTACCAGACACTTTATCAGAAAATGAAATAAATGAGTTGATCAATGCTATTGATTTAAGTCACCCGCAAGGAGAACGCAACAGAACTATTTTAGAAACAATTTACAGTTGTGGTTTACGAGTAAGCGAATTAATTTCTCTAAAGATTTCTGATTTATTTTTTGAAGAAGGCTTTGTAAAAGTACTCGGAAAAGGAAATAAAGAACGTTATACACCAATAAATTACAATACTCAGAAATATATTGCTTTTTATATAAAAGACATTAGAAATCATATTTCTCCTCAAAAAGGATTTGAAGATACCTTGTTTTTAAACCGAAGAGGAAAAGGATTAACGCGTCAAATGATTTTTATAATTATTAAAAATTTGGCAATAAAAATCAATTTGAATAAAAAAATTGGACCACACACCTTACGGCATTCTTTTGCAACACACTTATTAGAAGGCGGAGCGGATTTAAGAGCGATACAACAAATGCTTGGACACGAAAGTATTACTACTACAGAAATTTATGTGCATCTAGATAAGTCGTATTTAAAAAATGTGGTAGAAAAATTCCACCCTAGAAATCCTCCTCTAACTCCTCCAAAGGAGGAAACCTCTTGA
- a CDS encoding cytidylyltransferase domain-containing protein, translating into MANKNLVIIPLRANSKRLLNKNILDLGGIPLFMHSVNYARENIKKGDKIIIVTNDDLVKKIAKRNHVEVIDRPEEISGEFEPTITALQYVLSRFNKDFENVILLQATNPLRPKNLFKEALEVFNKQECKSLMTVSKSEKKLGKINNSVFKPYSYIFGQRSQDLEPLYFENGLIYISKAELIIGGKIIDTKCYPFIVDHIFSTIDIDIKEDLELANYYFNKMMHE; encoded by the coding sequence ATGGCAAATAAGAACCTAGTGATAATACCCTTAAGAGCAAATTCTAAAAGGCTTTTAAACAAGAATATTTTAGATTTAGGCGGAATTCCTTTATTTATGCATTCAGTGAATTATGCTAGAGAAAATATAAAAAAAGGAGATAAAATTATTATCGTTACTAACGATGATTTGGTAAAAAAAATTGCAAAAAGAAATCATGTAGAAGTTATAGATAGACCTGAAGAAATTTCTGGAGAGTTTGAACCTACAATAACAGCTCTACAATATGTATTAAGTAGATTTAATAAAGATTTTGAAAATGTTATTTTATTACAAGCAACCAATCCATTACGTCCTAAAAATTTATTTAAAGAAGCGTTAGAAGTATTTAATAAACAAGAATGTAAGAGTTTAATGACAGTTTCCAAAAGTGAAAAAAAATTAGGAAAAATTAATAACTCAGTTTTTAAACCGTATAGTTATATATTTGGGCAAAGAAGTCAAGACTTAGAGCCTTTGTATTTTGAAAATGGTTTGATATATATATCTAAGGCAGAATTGATTATAGGAGGAAAAATTATAGATACAAAATGTTATCCCTTTATTGTAGATCATATATTTTCGACGATAGATATTGACATAAAAGAAGATTTAGAATTAGCAAACTATTATTTTAACAAAATGATGCATGAATAA
- a CDS encoding glycosyltransferase family A protein, whose translation MRIGTNPEKEKSNRIHYKKHRVLIPVYIPKDKDPYFKDLFDVFKESMNSLLLTISSNNTAITIINNNCKVEVTDFIDKLLVDKKIDKHVKLVSNYGKVYTVLSEARASFEDYITIADADVFYFNHWEKEVFELFSVFKKVGVVSPVPAPHLALYNNVSLFGSLYRKPKMKNVVDSESFLLFEQGTNNTKIFNNRNYNWKEKQYYLEKKGVKACVGSGHFIATYKNVFKFFPLIKPEFVFKQADENEFIDSQFDKLGYYRVSTLKAFAYHLGNTIPDWIRKYRFSKKIIFLTHIKQLKRNKLTYLIKKLLFKVLKKFKII comes from the coding sequence ATGAGAATAGGAACGAACCCAGAAAAGGAAAAAAGTAATAGAATACACTATAAGAAACATAGAGTACTAATTCCTGTGTACATTCCTAAAGATAAAGATCCTTACTTTAAAGATTTATTTGATGTGTTTAAAGAGAGTATGAATTCTTTATTACTAACTATATCTTCAAACAATACAGCAATAACAATCATTAATAATAATTGTAAAGTAGAAGTTACAGACTTTATTGATAAATTATTAGTTGATAAAAAAATAGACAAACATGTTAAGTTGGTATCAAATTATGGGAAAGTGTATACGGTATTATCAGAAGCTAGAGCTTCTTTTGAAGATTATATAACCATTGCAGATGCCGATGTTTTTTACTTTAACCATTGGGAAAAAGAAGTTTTTGAACTATTTTCTGTTTTTAAAAAAGTTGGCGTAGTGTCTCCAGTTCCAGCGCCACATTTAGCTTTGTATAATAATGTGTCACTTTTTGGATCTTTATATAGAAAGCCAAAAATGAAAAATGTTGTAGATTCAGAATCATTTTTACTTTTTGAGCAAGGAACCAATAATACTAAAATATTTAATAATCGAAATTATAATTGGAAAGAAAAACAATATTATTTAGAAAAAAAAGGAGTTAAAGCTTGTGTAGGTTCTGGCCATTTTATTGCCACCTATAAGAATGTTTTTAAATTTTTTCCATTAATTAAACCAGAATTTGTATTTAAGCAAGCAGATGAAAATGAGTTTATAGATTCACAGTTTGATAAATTAGGATACTATAGAGTATCTACTCTAAAAGCATTTGCCTATCATTTAGGGAATACTATTCCTGATTGGATTAGAAAGTATCGGTTTAGTAAAAAAATAATTTTTTTAACCCATATTAAACAATTAAAAAGGAATAAATTAACTTATTTAATTAAGAAACTGCTATTTAAAGTTTTAAAGAAATTTAAAATAATTTAA
- a CDS encoding ABC transporter permease, with protein sequence MKREKWLFEITPKQSLFDLNLKELWKYRDLLMLFVKRDIITLYKQTILGPLWYIIQPLFTSIIFTLVFNNIGNISTNGIPAFLFNLGGITAWNYFKDCLIDTSDTFKKNEQIFGKVYFPRVIMPMSIIVSNLLKFAIQLFIFIVFYMYFVSTNRLEFSFSFDLLYLPFLFVSMGVLGLGLGMIISSMVTKYRDLTFLVSFGVQLLMYLSAVVYPVELIKEKVPKYSWVVEYNPMTIVIENFRKIVFPTIEAKVLPLDVFYMLLISLAVFILGLLIFNKTEKSFIDTI encoded by the coding sequence ATGAAGAGAGAAAAATGGCTTTTTGAAATTACCCCAAAACAAAGTTTATTTGATTTAAATTTAAAAGAACTTTGGAAATATAGAGATTTATTAATGCTCTTTGTAAAAAGAGATATTATTACCTTATATAAACAAACGATTTTAGGTCCATTGTGGTATATTATTCAGCCTTTGTTTACTTCAATTATTTTTACGTTAGTTTTTAATAATATTGGGAATATTTCTACAAATGGTATTCCTGCTTTTTTATTTAATTTAGGGGGAATTACTGCATGGAATTATTTCAAAGATTGTTTAATAGATACCTCAGATACTTTTAAGAAAAATGAACAGATTTTCGGGAAAGTATATTTTCCGAGAGTAATTATGCCAATGTCTATTATTGTTTCAAATTTATTAAAATTTGCAATTCAATTATTTATTTTTATTGTGTTTTACATGTATTTTGTTTCTACAAACAGGTTAGAATTTAGCTTTTCTTTTGATTTATTATACCTGCCTTTTTTGTTTGTTTCAATGGGGGTTTTAGGTTTAGGTTTGGGGATGATAATTTCTTCAATGGTAACAAAATATAGAGATTTAACTTTTTTGGTTTCTTTTGGAGTACAGTTGCTAATGTATTTGTCGGCAGTTGTTTATCCTGTAGAACTGATTAAAGAAAAAGTGCCCAAATACTCTTGGGTAGTAGAATATAATCCTATGACTATCGTTATCGAAAATTTTAGAAAAATTGTATTTCCAACTATAGAAGCGAAAGTTTTACCCTTAGATGTTTTTTATATGCTGCTGATTTCACTTGCGGTTTTTATTTTAGGGTTGCTTATTTTTAACAAAACAGAAAAAAGTTTTATTGATACAATTTAG
- a CDS encoding ABC transporter ATP-binding protein produces the protein MKDEVILKVENVSKQYRLGTIGTGTISHDLNRFFARIRGKEDPFLKIGESNNRSKKGESEYVWALKNIDFEVRRGEILGVIGKNGAGKSTLLKILSKVTGPTTGSIKSKGRIASLLEVGTGFHPEMTGKENIFLNGAILGMTKKEIESKFDEIVAFSGCERYIDTPVKRYSSGMKVRLAFAVAAFLEPDILVVDEVLAVGDAEFQKKAIGKMQDISNTDGRTVLFVSHNMAAVQSLCTSGLLIEDGYISFSGPISEVVNCYLKNRNQLAFVSWTDSNCPKANFIELREARVLNTKQEVSLNHLISEDIELEFTHNITKEGELFVSSVNIFNDHGIHIFTSHDIFAPTIKKALTKGYYKRSVIISGNFLTNGSYSCSYAIMRYNPFVVEFHQMEVLAFNVIDEIGNHTSRGNNYKQEIPGLVRPLLKWE, from the coding sequence ATGAAAGACGAAGTAATTTTAAAGGTAGAAAATGTATCGAAACAGTATCGATTGGGTACCATTGGTACAGGAACCATAAGTCACGATTTAAATCGGTTTTTTGCTAGAATTAGAGGAAAAGAAGATCCTTTTCTTAAAATTGGGGAGTCAAATAATAGATCTAAAAAAGGAGAATCAGAATATGTATGGGCATTAAAAAACATTGATTTTGAAGTAAGAAGAGGAGAGATACTAGGTGTCATAGGTAAAAATGGTGCAGGAAAATCGACTTTATTAAAAATTTTATCTAAAGTAACTGGTCCAACAACAGGAAGTATTAAATCAAAAGGAAGAATTGCTTCTTTATTAGAGGTTGGTACAGGTTTTCATCCAGAAATGACTGGAAAAGAGAATATCTTTTTAAATGGGGCTATTTTAGGAATGACCAAAAAAGAAATTGAATCAAAATTTGATGAAATTGTTGCCTTTTCTGGTTGTGAACGTTATATTGATACGCCTGTAAAACGCTATTCTAGCGGAATGAAAGTACGTTTAGCTTTTGCTGTTGCGGCTTTTTTAGAACCAGATATCTTAGTGGTTGATGAAGTGTTGGCCGTTGGAGATGCAGAATTTCAAAAGAAAGCCATTGGTAAAATGCAAGACATTTCTAATACCGATGGAAGAACAGTGTTGTTTGTGAGTCATAATATGGCTGCAGTTCAAAGTTTATGCACATCTGGTTTACTTATTGAGGATGGATACATTTCTTTTTCTGGCCCCATATCAGAAGTAGTTAATTGTTATTTAAAAAACAGAAATCAACTAGCTTTTGTTAGTTGGACAGATTCTAATTGCCCTAAAGCTAATTTTATAGAATTACGTGAAGCTAGAGTTTTGAACACAAAACAGGAAGTCTCCCTTAATCACTTGATTTCTGAGGATATAGAATTAGAGTTTACCCACAACATAACTAAAGAGGGGGAATTGTTTGTTAGTTCGGTCAATATATTTAATGATCATGGAATACATATATTTACTTCTCACGATATCTTTGCACCAACAATAAAAAAAGCTTTAACTAAAGGGTACTACAAAAGAAGTGTAATTATTTCAGGAAATTTTTTAACAAATGGGAGTTATAGCTGCAGTTATGCAATTATGAGATACAATCCATTTGTAGTTGAATTTCATCAGATGGAGGTTTTAGCCTTTAATGTGATAGATGAAATTGGTAATCATACATCTAGAGGGAATAATTATAAACAAGAAATACCGGGACTTGTTCGACCCTTATTAAAATGGGAATAA